The DNA window AGCaagcataaaacaaaataaaaaataaaaaaagaagttatgttgagtttaatcagaagcaacaatataaattaattttagttttagttttattctAGAATCTAGCAAGCAAAATAAACCACACCAACTAAGTTTATTACAAATGGTTCATGAAAACCAAAAGGTAGTAATTTTAGTAACTAACTAGCACTGGTAATGATTCATACATAACCAATAAGAGTGCATAAAATGAGATGATTACACACAATAACATATGGATTTAAGTAACTTTTGATGCTTCTTATAGACCACATCCAAGCTTGCTTCGAATCTTAGTGATATAATCAGAGGCCAGTCCATCAACGCACTCTTCTTTCTTTGGCTTATTACTATGattgttattaatattattaccaTTATTAGCCTCAGAGATTCTCTGTTCTTTGTATACAACAGAACCAGTTGATGATCCATGGCTTCCACTTGGCTTGATCACATATGTCCGGTTGGCGCAGCTAAGCGGCTCCTGCGACCTTCGGCTCATGGCGGCCGCGATTTGATGATCACGAAGAGGCACCATTGGCTCCTTTTCATGAAGAGGCTCAAGATCAGAGTCAGTCACTGAAGAAAGGTCCTTGCCATTTTTCCCATTTGTGTTGACTCCAAGAGTCTTTTGTGCAATAGAGAAAGATGATAACCTAATAACATTTGCTACTACCATCATAGATTTTTCACAAAGAGATTTCTCACTTGTCTTGGACTTCATGACTCTGCTAGTGCTATCcagggctttttctttttttgagcTTCTTACTCTCTCAACAACTAGTTTCTTAGTATCTTAAGATATGTGGTTGCAACATAAGAGGCATGCTTGATTTATTTATAGGCATGATATGTTAGATGGGGTTCTTCTAGTTTCTTgtaaatctaattaaaatttgGAGAATCCTAGGATGAACCAAGTTGATTTTGGTTCTTGATGCACCCCGAGTAGAATGAACGATTCGATGGAGCTAGTTCTATTTGTAACTCGATAGACATCAGATTTTGACCGTTAGATGCGTCGGTGTATAATGAACCAAGTTCATCGTAGACAAAATATACTAACTTAAGTGCCTTGAGTGGGGTGGATCCCTTGCTCATTCAGTTAAACGGAAGTTCTTTTTTGCAAAAGAGTATAGCCCACGTAACAACAGAATCTTATTATTGCCTTAACTTATATCTCTTTGACAAGTGAAAACATGTGGTAGTCACACATGTCATTGGTAATTGGTTTTGTATGGTATTGGTCCCTGTATGTGAAAGTAAAACCTTTGGTTATTGGCTTTACTGAATTATAGATGGAACAATCAGTTCGGATTAGCCAAATAATTAGCTAATTCAcctatttaaataagtattaaaaatttaaattttattttatatatataataatttattaatcgATGACAATGTCTAAAATAGAGCTTCAATATACAACcgcaataaattattttttaaggtGCCAAATGGAAGaatatcatattataaaaaaattatggatgAAACAAAATGTGATAATGTCagatgataattatgattatttttagagtttagCTAAGATCatctgttaatttattttatttaaatatataaattttgaattttttatataaattgttTATTATTAACTTTAATATATGTTCTAACAATATATAGTagctaaattattatttgtttttactcttttttttatttgctagTATAATAGTATTACAATTTTTTGGGTACATAATTATACTACTATATCTGAATGTatcaagttttaaaaataataatataatttagtatttcttttatattataCTACTATTTATccttttgtctatttttttgttaattataaaattatttatgataatattttttatttttaaaaataatttttaatattttatcatcTATTATgcttaaaaaatctttttgacATATATTGTACTTCAAATTGTCTAAAAAACACAGTTGAAACAAATTTAATAAgcattgaattatttatatCGAATTTATCTTTATTAAAAAAGTACTGCAATTCTTATTAACctctaataatataataatttctaTTGAGTTCTACACTTAATTTTGTTTGGAATACATTAGCATTCTGACTTTTACGAACATATATATCAAAACATAATCTATACATGTAAATTTGTCCTTCTATCTATATTATAGAATTTGCCTTACTCATAACTATTAAGGTACTAGGCACTAGcccatatttttttactttggtCAGTACAAAGATGAGGCAAATTCTAAGGTATAAATAAAAGGACAAATCTACATGTATAAAACATCTTTAAACGGACAAGTGTCTCTGAGAAGAGACAAATTCTGTCTCTAGTGCAGGTTATTGCAGGCCCTTTTCAATTAAACAGATCACATATTTGGTAGAAAAATTCGcataaaatacataattattagTCCTAATTACTTATgacgttttttttttgtcttgaaTCACTGATTACGTTTAAATTAAAAGCCTTTTTTTTAATGGGCTAttagtgtttttgaatttttgaaagcatataaaagttaaattgttgaaaaaataataacttcatttcccaaaaaaacaaaaaaataaggaTCTCAAAATGAAATGCcagcaacttaaaaaaaattcaaaacggATGAATATTTAGTGAACTGTACCAAAAAATTAACTGTTAAAAACTCTTTCAACATAAACTAATATTAATAGCAGTAATAATTATTGTATATTCTATACGCTCGTCCTCCTTTTATCTAGTAGACATATGTGAATATAAAATGTATGTTTCCAAAGAAGAAATGCATATAAACTGCATATTATTTTGTCTTCATTTGTCGATTGTATTTACCCATATTTAAGGAAAGGATGTAATAAATCATGTTGAGATATTTGTTAAAGGTATCGAAGAATAATCTTTGTATGTGAAAGTTCGGCTATCAAAACATTTAACATGATTACGTTTGTAATTGATCTAATAAAAATTCTTCttatttatcattaaatttgtatttgGATTGAGGTTTGTTAAATAgaatttacataaaattaattttgtaaatttaatttttattaaaagtaagtTTGGTATTGATATGGTTTATATTTagaaatttttatatgaaaatagattataataaattaaattttgtttagattatattattcaaaataattattagatgaaaaattattaaaaaatattaatttaaataattattttaaatttttattattttattttaaatatttaaatatattttgatattttttttaatactttcAGTGTTCTTCAATATTATGTTagctataattttttactacttatgattttaatattacttttagataataatattctttaataaaaaattttttaatgaaatgtTATTAACAtgattaagtttattttttttattgtagttagttttattattgttattattttgattattactATTACGTGTGTTAGAatgaatattataatttataataaaattataaatttatttattatgtgttTTTAGAAAACatgttaatattataaaataaattttttttattaaaaatataaaagaaattaaatttttaatgtatttattttataattattaaataaaaatatttaaaattttttactaatgatAAGCTTATCATATGCTCTTATTATTAATATCAGTACAATAATTATTGttactattaataatttaatattagttTGTGTTGAAAGAGTTTTTAACAGTTGATTTTTTGGCATAGCTCACCAAATATCCATccgttttgaatttttttaagttgtttGCATCGCATTTTGGGATCCTTATTTTTAAGTTGAGTAAACACCCAATTCCAATTCGTTCTTTATTCATTTTTACGAAGGACAAAACGATTCCTGTCCAAAAAAAATGGATACTTCGatcctcaatttttttattttaggacaATACGATCcttctattaaaaaattagttaaataataataaaaattagttttgtggggattttatttgtattttgtggggttttaaacctccacaaactattaataagtttgtttttgaaaaattccttCACCAATGGTGATTAAGTGAAGAAAAACTATCAATAAAAATGATGCcacaaaaaaatagtaattatagtacaaatactttttaaaagaaaaaaatagcatcgaataagaaatgaaaaaaaaaagaactttaatattaataatactgAAATTAGTGATGATGATGGCAGAGGAgataatgatgataataaatcaataaaaataatagaagtatGAGCGATAATAATGAGGATAAAGAAGATAGTGGTAGTAGTTGTAGTAATTGgttatattattgaaaataattttgtgaaGGTTTAAAACtcccacaaaatacaaataaaatcccccacaaaaccaatttttattattctttaaataatttttttaacagatGGATTGTattgtcccaaaataaaaaagttgaggATCAAAATGTCCTTTTTTTTTACAGGGATCGCTTTGTCCTTCGTGAAAATGGACAAGAACCGGATTGGATGTTtactctttttagtttttttggcatatgagttttttttttttttgcggtTATCATTTTTACAACAACTTAGCTTTTACatgctttcaaaaattcaaaaacacaaaatagacCCATAAAAAAAGACTTTTAACTTAAACGTAATCAGTGATTAGAGCTAATAATTATGTATTTCATACGAATTTTCTTATCAAACACGTGATCTGTTCAGCTGAAAAGGACCTACAATAACCTGCACTAAAGACAAAATATATCTCTTTCTAAAAACACTTGTCCGTCGAAAAATATATCAGTAGTAATTTATATATGTAGATTTATCCCTTCATCTATTCAGTAAAATATGTCCAAAGATGAATCATGACCAACCTTTAATGGATCAATTTGTTCTAAATTGAACAAATTATTATTCTTTATGTTAATGATCGTTTAAAAATGAGTGTTCTAAACGAGTGTACAAGTATAGGGAGTATATATACAGGACGAACACATTTTCCTTGCATGATCGGTTTTTGACTGGAGATCCAAAATAGGACAAATAATTTGGCACTACGTCTGCagtaatttattttagaatttagatactctaaattttaaatttttacttttaaatttttactttaaaagataaagtgtgatctctcacttttaaattatttttcttacatttttttAGCTCTACCTATGAAATAAATGGTGAATAGGAGTGTTCATGGATCGGATCATATCCGCAAATCAGCGGTAAATATCCGCACTTTTTacagatattaaaaatattttaggaataaataaatttaaaagtgtaaaagaaatatttttattgaattttttacataaaaatatgattaaaaagagaatgttcaattatgcggatatatccgatatccgatatccgatccgcacatttgcggatcggatccgatTGGATCTGACACTAAAAAATGCGGATATCATATCCAATCCGATGAGAAttgtgcggatcggatcgaattTTCGGCCATATCCGATCCGATTCGCGTACACCCCTAATAGATATCCGATTCGCGTACACCCCTAATAGTGAATGATCACACTTTACCctctaaaatgaaattaaaaatttagaagatccaaatcaTTTATTTCATGACTTGTACTAGTTGCCATACTTCGGGACAATTTTCCCCCAATGTTCAAAGGTTTTTCCACATCTCTTCTACAAATGATGGTAGACACCTATGTTATTACTATATATGATTTAGACTGAACTATAACCAGGAATTTTAAATGCAATTCTCTTGTCTATCATTTCCCTTAACCTCTCAGCATCATTAAATCTCCCAACACAAACAAAGATATTGGACATAAGAACATAATCCCCACCATGTCTTTTCTCcatctctaatatttttcttgttaccCTCTGACCAATTTCAACATTATTATGAACACTACAAGCACCCAACAGTGTTCTCCAAATCACAACATTGGCTATATCAAGAGGCACTTGCAAGGCAACATTTTCTGCTTCCTCTAACCTCCCAGCCCTCCCTAACATATCTATCAGACATCCATAGTGCTTGATATCAGGCACAAGCTGAATATCATTCAccattttattgaaaaacttGAGCCCCTCCTCCACCAATCCACCATGGCTACAAGCATTCAAGACACACAAGAATGTCACGCAGTTCGGCCTCAGCCCGGCTTTCTCCATCATTTCGAAACACTCCACAGCTTCCCTCCCCATCCCATTCATAGCAAAACTAGAGATAGCTGAAGTCCATGATACCAAATTCTTCCTATGCTCTGGTATCTCATTGAAGAATCTAATTGCACTATCTATGCATCCACACTTTGCATACAGATCAATCAGTGCATTACAAAGGCGTGTATCAAATTCATTGAACCCTTTCTTTTCTACATAACCATGAACTAATTGACAAATCTTAACATACCCTAAATTTGCAACTGCGGGAAAAATAGTCAAGAAAGTAGCTTCATTAGGTTCTATACCATGAACAACAACCATTTCCCTAAACAAAGACAAAGCCTTCGCAGGCTGATTCGAGCGAGTGTAACCATCCATAACAAGGGTCCACGAGACCACACTCCGGTCTGGCATTTGATTAAACACTGAACAAGCAAGTTCAACCTCACCCCACATGACCAAACCGGTGATCAAAACATTCCAAGTGACAGTGTTTCTCTCAGGCATTTCCTCGAACACCTTGAAGGACTCAACCAAACGGCCAAAATTTGAGTACATCTGAAGGAGCCCAGTTTGCACATAGACATGAAACTGAAACCCCACCTTGAAAATAAGGGAATGGAGCTGGATCCCAAAGTGGGTACAGGTTGAGTTGGCACAAGCATGGCATAGGAATGCAAAagtgaaggtgtcaagtaaagGATATGACAAGAAAGTAAGGGACTTTTGGGTGTATGCAAAGAAGTAAAGGGCTTGTTGGGGTAATGAGACAAGAAAATAAGAACGAATAATGTTATTGAAGAGTAGCAAAGAAGTGAGGTGGGTGTAAAAAAGAGGGAAGTGGAAGAGGCCAGAGGTGATGGTGTAAGAGTGGACTTGTTGGGTGGTTTTGTTGTGGTGGCGATGGGATGGTGGGTGTTTTAGAAGAATGGAGAGCAAGTGTTGTGGGTGCTTGGGTTGGGATGAATATGAACTGGTTTTGGAATATGGGAAACCATGGTGAATTTGGTGAGAGATGGTAGTAGTGATCGGAATGAATGGGAAATAAGCTGAAAGAGGGTGCCTCAACTTTAGGTGTATCATAGTATGTATGACACAATGACATGCAATGTGATCAACGTGGACATTTGTTAACAGAACGAACGCCAGCAACAGGAGAAGAAGAACAGCAGACCCGCCGAATCACATAGGCGTTCGCGGCAGTGGCCGGTGGCGAGTGTGGAAGCACAAAAGTAGGATTGTAAAACACAAATATAAGGGGTAAAGTATTTTTTTCTGAAATTtgataaaacttttaaaaatgctttaaattatattttgtttaattttgttttaaaattttttaatttacattaaAAGTAATGGATAACTTTTAATAAGTACAACCTTTAATATAAGTATTGGACTCTTAGTtgctaaaaattattattgaattattcttaaatttttttaaaagattatttaccAAAAATTTATACGCATgagtcaatataatttattgcatccatattttctaaaatttatatacataaattaataaaatttatttattaaaaataatttaatatttatactaactaaataataataaaaaatactaaaaattattgcTCCAAAGAGTTTCTATTATCCCAAATATAAGGCATGTAAAATGGGTCCTTTCTCCTTAGCGACTTAGCGTCAatgttggtttttttttttaagttttttaactATGTGTAATTCTACCTGAGTTAAAAATACTTCTACATTTTTTGAACACGTAAAGAAATACTTTTAGCTTTCATAATTGgattttatatatgtttttaaaattaatttgatatattatcaatttaaaaaatataaataggtagataatattcttttttatcttaaccaattttttaacaaaaactaataatttcACTTATGTTTAGacaattaaattttagtttagtaattAACTAAGCTTggttagttttaaaaaatatattaaatattaatatttattaatgttgaatttgtttatttatttatttttatttttgatactTATAATAAGATAAATACTGTTTcatgtttaatttaataatataattttttttacataaatttcAATGAGAACaaagataatataataatagaaacaaatatattaatctATATGtgcttattaatttattttcaaacttctaatagaaataaatacctcctttttttcacttttgtttgtctttgcttgaattataaatcataaataggaTATAAAAATACTGATATGgtcttaaattttatatataatggTATTTAAAAGAATTcccatattaaaatatttactaaATTCTCTGGGGAGAATTtaaatttactatttaaaaagttatgttaacataaatttaattagttatgtaatttttttatttgttatgctatttttatttatattataagcATATTAGATATTGACTATATCTCGAATGTAATACCCCCGTCCTGCATCTGCGCACGTATCTCGGATGCACTGGTCCATATCAAAATGTAAGCATCCCACTGTATCCGAGATGTGACTAATTACTCATTTTGGTTGGTAAATTCTTTATTTAAAtcgataaatattatatttatttaatttaaataaaaaaatcccttCTTAATTTATGTCAGCAGTNNNNtgacaaaaaaaaaaaattaaaactcagTCCTTTTAGAAGACAAGTATATTCTTTATCGACTACACCATAGCACCAACTATTTCGGCAAGCAATAAGATTCTTTTctgttatatataaaaaaaaaaaaattcttctgtctcaaaacGTGTTTCTTGATGCTTAACTTTGTTGTTTAAATAATGATTAGCATCCCATTGTCTTGTAAAACATGCAGCGATAGAAAAGGCAGTTCTTCggagttgaatttttttttcctcaATTGTTGTGTTAAGTGTAATTATTTTACCATTTACATCTtctctcactttttttttctgtcaACTTTTAAAAAGTGTAAAATAAAAGATCAGATTTAACTGAGGAAGAAAATTGGGAAAATCCATTCTCCAGCAGGGGCCTAAATACGCAATAAACATGTTTTGTATTAGAAATGGATATCCTGATGTATGCTCCGTCCCAGTCCCAGACCCAGAAAAGGGGTCAATTCAATTTGTTGTTTTATAGGGAGGTAAGGAAGAAGACTACTGTGCCATCTCATCCAGTAAATATTCTCTATATGTATGCTATTTGTCTTTGCATTCACAGAGAACCCTTGGTTACAATGATACCGCATCAACTAAGAATCAGGGGAAGAATTGGGTTATAGTCACTAACGCTTTACtgctttattttttatacatcCATTCCATATAATACACATCCTCTCCGGTATGACCGCCTTTGGCAGTTCAGTCTATTTGGATGAAAGCCAAGGGTTTGGTGCGACATACGTGTAGCCATGGAAATGGTCACCGGCCGTGGGAGTGGAAGCTGGTGAGTCATCTGGAGGCATTGCCGTCCAGCATTGGTCAAAGTTAGCTGTACATTCTTTACCGGAGACATCTGGTTTGAACTTAGGTTTGAGTTCTCTCGCCTCCAATTTCTTCCAATTGATTGGTCGAAACCATTTGTGACTTTTGATCTGTTCATCTCCATTTGGCCCGTTGCCTAACCTTGTTGATGGATCCTTTTGCAGCAACTGTAACGAGTAAAAACAAATATGCAGGTTTTTTAAGCATCCAAGATATCTCTCTCACTATATCTCtaataaataacataatatCTCAGAGAACCAAGCTTTCCAGGTTCCTTGtgttcttttaaaattttaaagatacaTAATAACTTTTTATGTCAAATAATGTTTTTAGTACCTTGAATTAGAAACCACATTTCTTAGTGTGTCTGCTTCAAAATAGATTTACATATTGCAAGGACAGTTGGGAACTTAAAAGACCTTAGTTCTGTAAGAACACTAATTAAACATCAAGGCAGTAAATTCAAAAACCTTTATCAAATAGTTTAAGGAATGAACACATTCTACTATTGTCTACTTACCCCTTTGAGCAAAGAATGAGCTTCTGTGGAAACCGTTGGTGGAAGTTTAACTTTCTCTTTAATAATCTTCTCCTGAAGCTTCTTTTTGTTCGTGTGTGTGAATGGTGCCTGCCAAATGAAAAGCTAAAAATcaggaaaaatgaatgaaaacacTTTGTAGCACAGCAAAAGCATTCTGTAGAGTGCTGTGATTTGGCTGTATGAGCTACGAAAAGGGGAAGTCTAAGAGAGCAttcaaggaaaaaaaaaatgcagTCAAGCGCTATTCTTTTGTTATTGACACACTCAATAGAAAACTAATTGGAGATTGACAACAAATAAACCCCCCAAAAAAGAAGAGCTTCCAACTTTGCATTACTAAATACTGTTGAACCATACTTGATTATAAAAGGTAGTAAATCCCTTTTGTGGATCACATGCATCAATCATTTAATTGTCTCCACAAAAGGTACCAAATGTGCATATTATTGCATACCATCATGTAATTGAATTATTCAACTATGACTcaagaacacacaacctatgCATAGGTACTGATAACGATGCAAGATGAGAAAGATGACATTACCTTCCCTGTTAGCATCTCATACAACAAAATACCAATGCTCCACCAATCTGCATCCTTATTATGGCCTTTGGCCAGTATGATTTCCGGAGCCATATATTCCATGGTCCCACACATAGAGTTGGATCTTCCTGATTCGTCAATCTCTTTCGACAATCCGAAATCAGTTAGCATCACCTATACGGACAAATGTCGAAGTTCAAGAACATATTGTACGTCACACATTCAAAATAATATCATAGCAAAATCAAATTTGACTTGTCATCAATACAAATTCAGACATTACCATACAAGGTCAACTAGGAAATTTTAAATCAAGGaaatttaacaattttcaaACAAATCCCTAACAACAGTATGTTTAAGAGCCATGGTCATTACATGCCCATCACCATCCATAAGTATGTTCTCAGGTTTAAGATCCCGGTGCACGATGCCATTCTTGTGAAGATGTGAAACAGCAGATACTATCTCAGCAGTGTAAATCCTTGCCTGATCCTCACTACTCAAACATATCAAAGccacaattaaaaaataaaaataaaaggtgCAGGATTTTCACAGTGATGGAGAACATTATACCTGAAGATGCCCTGTCGATAGAGATGAAAGAAGAGATGCCCTCCATTTATGAAGTCCAAAATCAAATACAACTTAGATTTAGTCTGCACATAAATTTCAATCGAACATAGCATTAAGGTTAAAACTGGTCAATAAAGTATTTGATCTAGAAGATAAGATTAGAtaagaaaaggagaaaaagaaaatcaaaacagaATCCAAAAATTGTTCCACAGCATTCTACATGTCCAAGGATTATAAGCAGAAAAGAAAGACTGGATGATTTCTTCACACAAGATATTATAAActcctttaattttaattttccaaaaataacATCATAATCCAAGAACAACAACTTGGGTGTTTCCAAAAGAAAGGATTTGATTAGAAACCAGTGTTAAAACACTTGTTTACACTGAATCAAAAGTGAATTCATCTGTATATACAAATCCATTATCAATTTCATAATTAGTTTTAAGTCCACTAGAAATTCATTAAATTTCAGACGCTGATAGTTTAGCAAAGTAAATAAGAACCTGGAAAGAGTAGCGAAGTTGAACAATGAAAGGATGAACAACTTTAGTGAGAATATCCCTCTCAGCTTTCATGTAATCCACATGGTTCTTCTTGATGATGGTCTCCTTCCTCATCACCTTCATCGCAAACACACCATCTTCACAGCACTCTTCTTCGCCCCCTTTCTTTTGatgctgctgcttcttcttcttccgtACAAGAAACACCTTCCCAAATGAACCCTGACCAACAACCCTCAAAATCTCGAAATCCGCAGGCCCAATTCGAGGGCTCACTTTCTCTTCTTCGATGACATTGAGAGGCACTTGTTCGGATTCTTCTCCCTCGCTCTGAGAGGAGAGTTCGTTGACGAAGGAGAGGATGGGGTTGGAGGGTGGGGCCACGCGAGGGGAGGGGCCCACAAAGGAGTGGGACCTGCTGTGGATCACGTGCGGACTCATTGCAGCTGAGGGTTCGTCGTGGTGGTGCCCGAATACATGGTTAAAGTCGAAATCCTGTTCATTGTTTGGAGGTGGtgatgatgaagaacaaggtaTGGTGAGCTTGCTCAGGTTAGCTGCCATTAGAGAGTGCAGGCTTTTCTTCTGAGATGTCGACACCATTCTGTTAGTTTCCTTGTTATTCTTGTGGTGGTTGATTCATTGGGGCTTCATTTTATGGGGAAAGGAAAAACAGAGAGAGCTGGCAATTATTGTTTGATGCATGAATGAATTATGGGAAGTGGGAAGAATGGACGGGGAACCGGAGGGACTCGTGTGCTTTTATTATGTTCATCATCATGACGCGCTTTTCATGTGCGTGAGAATCAATTGCCCTTGGGCACGCACGGCCGCACGGGGCACCCATAATTGATGACAAAAGGATTTTGTTACATTGACCACCGTTGAGTGCTAGAGGGCCGGTCGGATTTTCTTTAAAGTTTATTTCATTCTGAATTATTTCGTAATGTTGGTATATACATCCAAAGATTAAAAGCATATTTAAGCTCATTTGCAATCAAAGTCATTAACTCCGGAGAAGTGAGAACTGATTCAGGTAACATTCAACAAGTCTTTTTTCATAAAGGATAATGTGTAGAGAACTT is part of the Arachis duranensis cultivar V14167 chromosome 1, aradu.V14167.gnm2.J7QH, whole genome shotgun sequence genome and encodes:
- the LOC107493409 gene encoding serine/threonine-protein kinase AtPK2/AtPK19 gives rise to the protein MVSTSQKKSLHSLMAANLSKLTIPCSSSSPPPNNEQDFDFNHVFGHHHDEPSAAMSPHVIHSRSHSFVGPSPRVAPPSNPILSFVNELSSQSEGEESEQVPLNVIEEEKVSPRIGPADFEILRVVGQGSFGKVFLVRKKKKQQHQKKGGEEECCEDGVFAMKVMRKETIIKKNHVDYMKAERDILTKVVHPFIVQLRYSFQTKSKLYLILDFINGGHLFFHLYRQGIFSEDQARIYTAEIVSAVSHLHKNGIVHRDLKPENILMDGDGHVMLTDFGLSKEIDESGRSNSMCGTMEYMAPEIILAKGHNKDADWWSIGILLYEMLTGKAPFTHTNKKKLQEKIIKEKVKLPPTVSTEAHSLLKGLLQKDPSTRLGNGPNGDEQIKSHKWFRPINWKKLEARELKPKFKPDVSGKECTANFDQCWTAMPPDDSPASTPTAGDHFHGYTYVAPNPWLSSK
- the LOC107493594 gene encoding pentatricopeptide repeat-containing protein At1g09220, mitochondrial, yielding MIHLKLRHPLSAYFPFIPITTTISHQIHHGFPYSKTSSYSSQPKHPQHLLSILLKHPPSHRHHNKTTQQVHSYTITSGLFHFPLFYTHLTSLLLFNNIIRSYFLVSLPQQALYFFAYTQKSLTFLSYPLLDTFTFAFLCHACANSTCTHFGIQLHSLIFKVGFQFHVYVQTGLLQMYSNFGRLVESFKVFEEMPERNTVTWNVLITGLVMWGEVELACSVFNQMPDRSVVSWTLVMDGYTRSNQPAKALSLFREMVVVHGIEPNEATFLTIFPAVANLGYVKICQLVHGYVEKKGFNEFDTRLCNALIDLYAKCGCIDSAIRFFNEIPEHRKNLVSWTSAISSFAMNGMGREAVECFEMMEKAGLRPNCVTFLCVLNACSHGGLVEEGLKFFNKMVNDIQLVPDIKHYGCLIDMLGRAGRLEEAENVALQVPLDIANVVIWRTLLGACSVHNNVEIGQRVTRKILEMEKRHGGDYVLMSNIFVCVGRFNDAERLREMIDKRIAFKIPGYSSV